Below is a window of Thermotoga sp. DNA.
CGTGTGATAATTCCTGGAACGTCCAGTGGCTTTTGAACGAAACCGTTGCGGAGAGCTTTCCAAGGGTTAGATCTCCTCTACCCCACCAGAGAATTCCAGAGAACTTTGTAAGGTCGAAGAGGGCATATACACCCGCTGACAGAACCAGTGGCTCTACTCTCGAGTAATCGGAAAAACCCACACCCCACCTTCTGTAACGCCAGAAGATGGTACCAAGCCTCAACTGCTCTCCAAAAACTCTTGTCTCCAGAAGGACTCCCTCTGAAGAAGACACATCGATGTGAACATTGTCTTTGATCCAGAAGCTGATTTCGATATTTGGAGATGAGGAGAGGAGTAGAAAATTCTTCTCTTTCTCTTCTTTTTCTGGCAGGAATTCCTCCAGGCCAGAAACATCTCCCGCCACAAACGCCTTCTCTTTTGGGGGTTTCTCAACAACAGCAACCTTGGAAAAAACGATCATCTTCTGCTCTTTTCCGGTGATCTTGAAATTACAGTAGAAGATCGGCTGGAACTTTTCCTGAGAAAGCCACAGCGTGGTTTGAAGCTGGGAGTTGTTCAACCTCACTCCTATGTCCGAGAGAACATTCCCCTTCTCGTCTATTTGTTTTGGTGTCAGCGAAAATGAGACTTCCTGCGTGGTAGTGAGACCCTGGGTTGTAAGGATCTCTTCCCTTCCTATCTTTATCGTTGCGTTTTTTCCAAGAGCGGTGATGATCCACGGTTTGGAGAGGATCCTGTAAGAATCGTGTATCACCGGGAGCTCCACTTTTATGGAAGAGGGAAAGAGTTTCAACTCGAGTGTGTTGCTGGAGTAAGAAACCTTCTTTTCACCTGAATCTTCAGTGGCGACGCGGAGCTCTTTTAAAAGAACATCCTGGTTTTCTGTCACTTTCATCTCCGCAACGATGAGCTGGTAGACGACCATGGGCTCCGCGATCAGCGTAGTGATAGAGAGTATCAAAAGGATCAGAAACCACTTCATAATCATTCACTTCCTTGGATTTCCGCCTTGATGAACACATAGAGCTCCTTTTCGGAATCTTTTTTCGTCGTTCCGCCGAAGAGATACCTTATGAGTGGTATCTTGTTCAGTATGGGTATACCGGAGCTGGTCTGTGAGTTGTCTTCCACGGTGGCCCCAGAGATCACAACGGTTTGGCCGTTTTTCAAAAAGAGGGTTGTGGAAAGTTCGTTCTGCTTCACGGCGAAAGTCCCAAGCTTTTCTCCCGCAAAGTGACTGACTCTGGGGGAGAGTGTGAGCTCAAGTTCCTCTTCATCCATCACACGAGGCTGAATATCAATGCTCACTCCAACATCTATGGATTCGATCCTGCTCACCGCTCCTTCAGCCTGAAGGAGAACTACCTGCCTTTCCCCCAGAAAAAGAGAGGCTTTTTCCCCACTTTTCACGATGATCCAAGGATCGGCTGTGATCTTCGCCTTCTGCTCTTCTTCGAGGAGCTTCAACTGGGCCAGAATCTGTCCGAAGACGTCTGTTTGAAGGTTCAACACTCCTGTTACCAGACCAAGGGTAGCTGACCAGTTCTCGTTGAGTTCTTGCCCAGAGCTGAAAGAGTAATCCAAACTGTTCAGCCCCAACTCGTTCGAGTAATCTTTTGAAATCTCCGTGACGATGACACTGATCTTCACCTGGGGTATTGGAATGTCTATCTTTTTAAGATCCTTTTCGAATTCCTGTATGATCTCCTCGGGTGCGGTGATGGTTATCATGTTGTTTTTTTCGTTGAACTTGACGTAGTTCTTGTACATGGAAGGCAAAAGTTCCTGGGCGTCAGCCGTTGTTATGTATTTCAGCTTGTAGGTCTTTGTGTCTACGAGGTATCTGAAGGCCGGATTCGTTGGATCGGGTGAACCCACAAAGTAAAATCCGTCCATCTTCTTGTAGACGTATCCTCCAGGCATGAGGATCATCTTCAGTGCCTGTTCCAAGGGAACTTCGTTCAGTTCCATTGTGATGAAGCCTGTCACGGTGGTGTCAGCTATGATCGGAACGCCGGTCTGTGCAGAAATGTCTGCCAGGGCATCCAGGATATAAGTATCCTGGAAGATGTTGCTCACAAGAGGTTCTTCCTGTGCGATCATCAGTACCGCTGCCAGGATGAAAAAAACGAAGATCAGTTTTCTCATTCCCCATTCCTCCCTTCTATGTGAAAGGACTTTTTCAGCACAATTGGGCTGCTTCCGTAGTCACACCTTGCAAGTAACTCGTATTCGCCTTCTTCTAAAGTAGTGGGTATGAAGATACTGAAAATTCTCTTCGTTCCGGGCAGAACGGGATTGGTGGAGGTGATTTCTTCATGGATGAGACTTTCCACCTTCTCCGGTATTATGAGACCTTCATCTGTCACCTGCTGAGGTGTGATCTTGTTCAAACCAAACGTCACCTTGGGTACAAGGTGATAATTTCCCGTGTTCTCAAAAACGATATCCGCGTAGATTCCATCTTCTTTTATCTCGTATGCGATATCTGCACTCGCCTTTCTGGTGATATCTTCTTCTCTTCCTGAGAACACGAGGAGATTTGCTCCCGTCTCCGTCTGAAGGCCTCCCTTTGTTCTGAACAGTACGTCCGCGTAGTACCCGCCTGTGAAATCCTTCGGAATTCTCACTGCGATACGCACGTTTCTTGATTGTCCAGGTCTCAAGGTGAAAGAAGATGGAGTGAGTTTGATCCAGTCAGGTGGTGTACCCCTTTCTTCCTCTGGAAGGAGATCACCGTAGAGGTCGTAGGCCAGTGGTAGGATTTTCCCTTTCACTTGAAGGATCTCCTTTCCAAGATTCGACACTTTCACTATCTTCGACCTGTAGGATCCTGGTATCGCTTTTATCTCAATGTCTGCGGGATCTACTGTGATCATCACAGGGCTTGTTTCCTTTTCTTCCTTTCCCGTTTCCACCTTTTCAGTCGTGATTGTAAACGGAGTCTCCGCTACGATGGGTCTTCTTCCACCGTAATCGACGACGGCCCTTGCGACGTACTCTCCCGGCGGAAAGAACCTTCGCGTGATCGTTCTCATGTTGACGGTGCCCTCGGGGAGAATCACTCCCCTTCCACCACCGAGAGGCATTTTTGCTATTGTTCGTCCATCCTTGGTCTTTATCGTGAGAGTTCCCTTCGTGACAATGTGAACGTTGCTCTTGTTCAACACGCCGAGCGTGAAAACGAGAGCACCATTTCCGATCTGCATTCTTATAGAAGGAATATCGTCTGATTTTTCAACTTTGAAGTACGATGGAAACGCCTCTACTCTCTGTCGGGTACCAGTCAACACAACTTCAAGAAAACTTGCCATCCTATACTTGAACTCAACTTCGCCATAAGCACCTTTCTCGACAGGTCTCTGGGTTTCCGGTGTTTGAGGTCCCTGTATCTCGAATGTGACAGCACCGTAGAGTCCTCCTGAAACACCCCTTGGAACGTTCACGGTAACGGCGACCGTCTTGGTCTCCTTCGGTGGGACTGTGATGGTATCGGGTTCTACTTTCACCCACCGAGCGATCGAGTATTTTGTGCTGCCAGGTTTTCTTATGTCGTACGCACCCTCGACAGTTTCGACAACATCCATAACCATCGCCTTCAAAGTAACCGGTTCAAAATCACCATTGTTTTCCAGAAAGATCTCGTAACTGAAACTGGTTCCTGGACTTACCGTCTTGCTGACTACGATGGGATCCATCCTGATGGACAGTCCCTGGGCAAAGAAAACTGCACTCATCAAAATTAAGACCATCAAACTTATTCTTCTCATCCCCATCACTCTCCCAAACAAAGTAAAAGGCGAGGGGAGGACCCTCGCCTTCTCTTTCTGAAAAGACTCATCTTTCGTTGTTCACGTATTCTTCCAGACCTTCCACGTATTTTCCTTCCTCGTCAATCCACGGTTTTTGATTCTTGAGCGTGAGTGTGATCGTGCCGGTGTCTCTATAGGTGGACGCACTGTTGCATCTCACAACATGTATTCTGTTCCAGAGTTTGTAGGTTGCACCGTTGTGGAGGATCTTACTGTCGGGTACC
It encodes the following:
- a CDS encoding type II secretion system protein GspD; this translates as MRKLIFVFFILAAVLMIAQEEPLVSNIFQDTYILDALADISAQTGVPIIADTTVTGFITMELNEVPLEQALKMILMPGGYVYKKMDGFYFVGSPDPTNPAFRYLVDTKTYKLKYITTADAQELLPSMYKNYVKFNEKNNMITITAPEEIIQEFEKDLKKIDIPIPQVKISVIVTEISKDYSNELGLNSLDYSFSSGQELNENWSATLGLVTGVLNLQTDVFGQILAQLKLLEEEQKAKITADPWIIVKSGEKASLFLGERQVVLLQAEGAVSRIESIDVGVSIDIQPRVMDEEELELTLSPRVSHFAGEKLGTFAVKQNELSTTLFLKNGQTVVISGATVEDNSQTSSGIPILNKIPLIRYLFGGTTKKDSEKELYVFIKAEIQGSE
- a CDS encoding DUF916 domain-containing protein, which translates into the protein MGMRRISLMVLILMSAVFFAQGLSIRMDPIVVSKTVSPGTSFSYEIFLENNGDFEPVTLKAMVMDVVETVEGAYDIRKPGSTKYSIARWVKVEPDTITVPPKETKTVAVTVNVPRGVSGGLYGAVTFEIQGPQTPETQRPVEKGAYGEVEFKYRMASFLEVVLTGTRQRVEAFPSYFKVEKSDDIPSIRMQIGNGALVFTLGVLNKSNVHIVTKGTLTIKTKDGRTIAKMPLGGGRGVILPEGTVNMRTITRRFFPPGEYVARAVVDYGGRRPIVAETPFTITTEKVETGKEEKETSPVMITVDPADIEIKAIPGSYRSKIVKVSNLGKEILQVKGKILPLAYDLYGDLLPEEERGTPPDWIKLTPSSFTLRPGQSRNVRIAVRIPKDFTGGYYADVLFRTKGGLQTETGANLLVFSGREEDITRKASADIAYEIKEDGIYADIVFENTGNYHLVPKVTFGLNKITPQQVTDEGLIIPEKVESLIHEEITSTNPVLPGTKRIFSIFIPTTLEEGEYELLARCDYGSSPIVLKKSFHIEGRNGE